A DNA window from Legionella sp. MW5194 contains the following coding sequences:
- a CDS encoding FAD-binding oxidoreductase: protein MQQTQWNSSQIKQCKKEFGQAMLSDEHSLFSFGEDFGKLLQAKPHAVFQPKDLDALRAILAYAHQESLPVVIRGKGLSQSGQSLPVEGGVTLHLEHFNRVLTQEEDAIWVEGNATFSDLLAVSLKKKQIPYVIPYNCNLSIGGVLSAGGVGAASFQYGTVISHVSALEVITADGERHEVKAGDDLFKACLGGQGQFGVISKACIPLRPCKKNVRTFFLSYHDENQWRDDLYKVRRIADGLESFCTPAIQGARLTDHGRFPFAEWLYAMHVTIEYDETPPEVSRIHDLLTPAKILHQQDEPIESYLHRHDSRFAAMKMTGQWDLQHPWYECFMPAKALFQQLKEVLASLPIHYANILQVIPLAPSWRDTLFALPDSEDICAVMILNPGIAKVLLPSCLAAMQALDDRFLKAGGKRYLSGFLGEEISSDYWRHHYNGQFEHWRQLKHDYDPKRIFQSHLFKSLDRR, encoded by the coding sequence ATGCAGCAAACGCAGTGGAATTCGTCTCAGATCAAGCAGTGTAAGAAGGAGTTTGGACAAGCGATGCTCAGCGATGAGCATTCGCTTTTTTCTTTTGGAGAGGATTTCGGCAAACTCCTGCAGGCAAAGCCCCATGCGGTTTTCCAGCCTAAAGACCTGGATGCCCTGCGGGCTATTCTTGCTTATGCTCACCAGGAGAGTTTACCGGTCGTGATTCGCGGAAAGGGCTTAAGCCAGAGCGGCCAGTCCCTGCCCGTTGAAGGCGGCGTGACCCTTCACCTTGAGCATTTCAATCGCGTGTTAACGCAGGAGGAGGACGCCATCTGGGTGGAAGGCAATGCCACATTCAGCGATTTATTGGCGGTCAGTCTCAAAAAGAAACAGATTCCTTATGTTATCCCCTACAACTGCAATCTGTCTATTGGAGGCGTGCTGTCGGCAGGGGGCGTGGGTGCTGCGTCGTTTCAATACGGAACGGTGATTTCTCATGTGAGCGCCCTGGAGGTCATTACCGCGGATGGCGAACGGCACGAGGTGAAGGCGGGTGATGACTTGTTTAAAGCCTGTCTTGGCGGACAAGGTCAGTTCGGCGTCATCAGCAAAGCCTGTATTCCATTACGTCCATGTAAAAAAAATGTACGAACATTTTTTTTAAGTTACCATGACGAAAACCAGTGGCGGGATGATCTTTATAAAGTACGCCGCATAGCGGATGGACTGGAGTCTTTTTGCACGCCGGCCATTCAGGGGGCGAGATTAACCGATCACGGGCGTTTCCCCTTTGCCGAGTGGCTTTACGCCATGCACGTGACCATAGAATACGATGAAACACCGCCAGAGGTCAGTCGTATCCATGATCTGTTAACGCCTGCAAAAATTCTCCATCAACAGGATGAGCCCATTGAGTCTTACCTGCATCGTCATGATTCGCGTTTTGCGGCCATGAAAATGACGGGGCAATGGGATTTACAGCATCCCTGGTATGAATGTTTTATGCCGGCGAAAGCCTTGTTTCAGCAATTAAAGGAGGTATTGGCCAGTTTACCGATCCATTATGCCAATATCCTGCAGGTTATTCCCTTAGCCCCCTCGTGGCGCGATACCCTCTTTGCGCTGCCAGACAGCGAGGACATCTGTGCGGTCATGATTTTAAACCCCGGTATTGCCAAAGTGCTTTTGCCGAGTTGCCTGGCTGCCATGCAGGCATTGGACGACCGTTTCTTAAAAGCGGGCGGCAAGCGTTACCTGTCAGGGTTTTTAGGCGAGGAGATTTCATCAGACTACTGGCGCCATCATTACAACGGCCAGTTTGAACACTGGCGCCAGTTAAAGCATGATTATGATCCGAAGCGAATATTTCAATCGCACTTGTTTAAATCACTGGACAGGCGATAA
- a CDS encoding NAD(P)/FAD-dependent oxidoreductase: MRNLTIIGSGLAGTLLALYMARRGYKVDIYESRPDLRLKTQDRGRSINLALSCRGLTGLAGVGLSDKAKAILVPMRARAIHEEEGSIKYQAFGRHPDEYINAVQRSDLNALLLDTADSLPTITIYFDMKLLNVDVHHKVLHFEDKAGQRSTIAYERLIGADGAGSPVRESLMREGLVTSSRTYLPHGYKELSISSGHPEQLVREHLHLWPRDSFLLLGNPNTDHSITGSLFMPHEGVNSFAELDNEVKITRFFKQAFPDAVDAMPDLVGEFLHNPTGHMSTIKTSPWYYRDECLLIGDAAHGIVPFFGQGMNSAFEDCRILNDLLDQYDDDWQTVMPAFYKSRKVNTEAVAKMSMDNYHEIQIDIRDARFNLKKQLEQELMHRYPNRYVSKHVLVMFTNTPYSDAMALGDIQGELLNVICDEARCVEEINWKQVDLLMDEYDKKLANLAPQ; encoded by the coding sequence ATGAGAAATCTGACCATTATTGGTTCAGGCCTGGCTGGCACGTTATTGGCTCTTTACATGGCCAGACGCGGCTACAAGGTCGATATCTATGAGTCGAGACCTGATCTGCGCCTCAAGACGCAGGATCGAGGCCGCTCCATTAACCTCGCGCTGTCCTGTCGGGGCTTAACGGGCTTGGCCGGTGTGGGCTTAAGCGACAAGGCTAAGGCCATCCTGGTGCCCATGCGGGCCCGGGCCATTCACGAGGAAGAGGGTTCCATTAAATACCAGGCCTTTGGCCGCCATCCCGATGAATACATTAATGCGGTGCAACGCAGTGATTTAAATGCGTTGCTGCTGGACACGGCAGATAGCCTGCCCACGATTACTATTTACTTCGACATGAAGCTGTTAAACGTGGATGTGCACCACAAAGTGCTGCATTTTGAAGACAAGGCAGGACAACGGTCGACGATAGCCTATGAGCGATTAATCGGTGCCGACGGGGCAGGTTCACCGGTGCGGGAAAGCCTGATGCGCGAAGGATTGGTCACCTCCAGCCGCACTTACCTGCCGCATGGTTATAAAGAACTGTCCATCAGCAGCGGCCATCCTGAACAACTGGTGCGTGAGCACCTGCATTTATGGCCACGGGATTCATTTCTGTTACTGGGTAATCCCAACACGGACCACTCCATCACCGGCTCGCTGTTTATGCCGCATGAAGGGGTTAACAGTTTTGCTGAGCTTGATAATGAAGTCAAAATCACCCGTTTCTTTAAACAGGCATTTCCGGATGCTGTCGACGCCATGCCTGACTTGGTCGGGGAGTTTTTGCACAACCCCACCGGTCACATGAGTACCATTAAAACCTCGCCCTGGTACTATCGGGACGAGTGCCTGCTCATTGGCGATGCAGCCCATGGCATTGTGCCCTTTTTTGGTCAGGGTATGAACAGTGCCTTTGAAGATTGCCGTATTCTTAACGACTTGCTTGATCAATACGATGATGACTGGCAAACGGTCATGCCCGCTTTTTATAAATCCCGCAAGGTCAACACCGAGGCCGTAGCCAAAATGTCCATGGACAATTATCACGAAATTCAGATTGATATACGGGATGCGCGATTTAATTTAAAAAAACAACTGGAACAGGAGTTGATGCATCGATACCCCAATCGTTATGTGTCCAAGCATGTCCTGGTCATGTTCACCAACACGCCATACTCCGATGCGATGGCGCTGGGTGACATCCAGGGCGAATTACTTAACGTCATTTGTGATGAAGCGAGGTGCGTGGAAGAAATAAATTGGAAGCAAGTAGATTTATTAATGGACGAATACGACAAAAAATTGGCGAATTTAGCCCCCCAATAA
- a CDS encoding bifunctional diguanylate cyclase/phosphodiesterase, protein MGRQEIDYEKVASAAEILKQRGEEPSLTSVCEELGILSLTPQLSAYLEKWYHTQPEFQRSINVPLSDNIQIEASGVLEKNVELEKSLSLLRATLESTADGIMMVNGKGQVVDWNQKFVEMWRIPSHMLESGTESIGFEYILEQLSNPAAVIADVQYLYENPEWQGELPVLHFKDGRIFERYTQPQRVGNEIVGRVYSFRDVTQKRMSDDQLRIRERAIEASTHGVAIIDITKANQPIIYVNKAFERITAHTESQTIGQNLAQLLGTKTDHVNQKRIALAIRELREETVELESYRRNGELFWCELSVAPVSDSFGKVKHFVCIINDITQRREMEKQLVRQATHDSLTELPNRVLLMDRVEQAILQAKKKGSILAFLFLDLDRFKMTNDTLGHSIGDKLLQAVSNRLLIATNDFDTVARLGGDEFVILLQDISNEKQAQQMAQELLHMIEKPFQVDQHSLKITGSIGISYYPKDGLDYESLMKNADLSMYHAKDSGRNNYRVFEPEMNRRVINHMQLDNALRDALKRNEFYLVYQPLIDLRIDKVVGVEALIRWESHLLGSVSPIDFIGMAEENGMIIDIGRWVLEEACTQAVQWHKEGYDDLSVAVNISGRQFRQSSLPEVITEVLQKTGLKPRNLELELTESLLVDDIERAVQTMYRLKDMGIKLVIDDFGTGYSSLSYLKQFPVDKLKIDRSFISELVNVENDAAIARAIINLGHSLNLEVLAEGVETELQKKFIVEHGCDYAQGYYFKPPHKASSIKEYIAQYFKKS, encoded by the coding sequence ATGGGTAGGCAAGAAATAGACTACGAAAAAGTTGCCTCAGCAGCGGAAATTCTAAAACAACGGGGTGAAGAACCTTCTTTAACCAGTGTCTGCGAAGAGTTGGGCATCTTGTCCTTAACTCCGCAGTTGTCTGCCTATTTGGAAAAATGGTACCACACGCAGCCAGAATTCCAACGTTCCATCAATGTCCCATTATCCGATAATATTCAAATCGAAGCGAGCGGTGTGCTCGAAAAGAATGTTGAGCTTGAAAAATCCCTTTCTTTATTACGCGCGACGCTTGAATCCACCGCAGACGGCATTATGATGGTCAATGGCAAGGGCCAGGTAGTTGACTGGAACCAGAAGTTTGTTGAAATGTGGCGCATCCCTTCTCACATGCTGGAATCCGGCACCGAAAGTATCGGTTTTGAGTATATTCTCGAGCAACTCAGCAATCCTGCCGCCGTCATTGCCGATGTTCAATATTTGTATGAAAATCCCGAGTGGCAGGGGGAATTGCCGGTTTTGCATTTTAAAGACGGCCGCATTTTTGAACGGTACACCCAGCCGCAGCGGGTCGGCAATGAAATTGTCGGCCGGGTTTACAGTTTCCGGGATGTGACTCAAAAGCGCATGTCCGATGATCAGTTACGCATCCGCGAACGCGCCATTGAAGCCAGTACGCACGGCGTGGCCATTATCGACATTACCAAAGCCAATCAGCCGATTATTTACGTCAACAAAGCCTTCGAACGCATTACCGCGCATACGGAAAGCCAAACCATCGGCCAAAACCTGGCCCAGTTATTAGGTACTAAAACCGATCACGTCAATCAAAAGCGAATTGCGCTCGCCATTCGAGAGTTGCGCGAAGAAACGGTGGAACTGGAAAGTTACCGCCGCAACGGTGAGCTGTTCTGGTGTGAATTAAGTGTTGCCCCGGTCAGCGATTCATTTGGAAAAGTAAAGCATTTCGTCTGTATTATCAATGACATTACCCAACGCCGGGAAATGGAAAAGCAACTGGTCAGGCAGGCCACACACGACTCGTTAACGGAGTTGCCTAACCGCGTTCTGCTCATGGACCGGGTGGAACAGGCCATTTTACAGGCGAAAAAGAAAGGGTCTATTCTGGCTTTCCTGTTTTTGGACTTGGATCGCTTTAAAATGACCAATGATACCTTAGGCCACAGCATCGGTGATAAGTTGCTGCAGGCGGTATCCAACCGCCTGCTTATCGCAACCAATGATTTCGATACGGTCGCCCGTTTAGGCGGCGATGAATTCGTCATTCTGCTGCAGGATATCAGCAATGAAAAGCAGGCTCAGCAAATGGCGCAGGAATTGTTGCACATGATTGAAAAACCGTTTCAGGTGGATCAGCACAGTTTAAAAATTACCGGCAGCATTGGCATCAGTTACTATCCCAAAGACGGGCTGGATTATGAGTCGTTAATGAAAAATGCCGACTTGTCCATGTACCACGCCAAAGACAGCGGCCGTAACAATTACCGTGTGTTTGAACCGGAAATGAACCGCCGCGTCATTAACCACATGCAATTGGATAATGCTTTGCGGGATGCGCTCAAGCGCAATGAATTTTATCTGGTTTACCAACCGCTAATTGATTTGAGGATTGATAAAGTCGTTGGAGTTGAAGCGTTAATTCGTTGGGAAAGTCATTTGTTAGGAAGTGTGTCGCCTATTGATTTTATCGGCATGGCTGAAGAAAACGGCATGATTATCGATATCGGCCGCTGGGTGTTGGAAGAGGCTTGCACACAGGCAGTTCAATGGCACAAGGAAGGCTATGACGATTTAAGTGTCGCTGTGAATATTTCCGGACGTCAGTTCCGTCAAAGTTCTCTGCCCGAGGTGATTACCGAAGTATTGCAAAAAACCGGTCTTAAACCCCGCAATCTTGAGCTTGAATTGACGGAAAGCCTGCTGGTCGATGACATTGAAAGGGCGGTGCAAACGATGTATCGGCTGAAAGACATGGGCATTAAACTGGTTATTGATGATTTTGGTACCGGTTATTCCAGTCTTTCCTATCTGAAACAATTTCCTGTTGATAAATTAAAAATCGATCGATCCTTTATCAGCGAGCTGGTCAACGTTGAAAATGATGCGGCGATTGCCAGAGCCATTATCAACCTTGGCCACAGCTTAAACCTTGAAGTGCTGGCTGAAGGGGTTGAGACGGAATTGCAGAAGAAATTCATTGTCGAACACGGTTGCGATTACGCCCAGGGTTATTATTTCAAGCCACCTCATAAAGCGTCTTCCATTAAAGAGTACATCGCTCAGTATTTTAAAAAATCATAA
- a CDS encoding cystathionine gamma-synthase, with amino-acid sequence MDKTHFDTRAIHAGQQPDPATGAVMTPIYATSTYRQSAPGVHQGYEYSRTHNPTRAAYEACIASLESGQRGFAFASGMAAINTVVDLLDSGDHVIAMDDLYGGTFRLFDKVKTRTSGLSFSFVDMTNPATIEAAIRPETRMIWVETPSNPMLKLADLRAIAAIAKRHRLIAVVDNTFATPWIQRPLELGFDLVLHSATKYLNGHSDVVSGIVVVGDNTEVAEKMAFLHNSCGGIAGPFDSFLVLRSLKTLSLRMQRHCDNAMALAEWLQKHPRIDSVIYPGLASHPQQALAKQQMHHFGGMISMVVKGDITAATRFLSRCELFTLAESLGGVESLIEHPAIMTHASIPAETRRKLGIVDGFIRLSVGIEHIEDLIADLHQALN; translated from the coding sequence ATGGACAAGACACATTTTGATACCCGCGCGATTCACGCCGGACAACAGCCTGACCCCGCGACTGGCGCGGTCATGACGCCCATTTACGCCACGTCCACCTACCGTCAATCGGCCCCAGGCGTTCATCAGGGCTATGAATATTCACGCACGCATAACCCGACCCGCGCCGCCTACGAAGCCTGCATTGCCAGCCTGGAGTCAGGACAACGGGGTTTTGCTTTTGCTTCCGGTATGGCCGCCATCAATACTGTTGTTGACCTGCTGGATAGCGGCGATCATGTCATTGCCATGGACGATCTCTACGGCGGCACATTCCGTCTTTTTGATAAGGTAAAAACCAGAACCTCCGGCTTGTCTTTCAGCTTTGTGGACATGACTAATCCGGCAACGATTGAAGCAGCCATTCGACCAGAGACCCGCATGATCTGGGTGGAAACCCCCTCCAATCCCATGTTGAAACTCGCTGATTTACGGGCCATTGCCGCTATTGCCAAACGTCACAGGCTGATTGCGGTAGTGGACAATACCTTTGCCACCCCCTGGATTCAAAGGCCGCTGGAGCTGGGTTTTGACCTCGTTCTGCATTCTGCAACCAAGTATTTAAACGGCCATTCCGATGTGGTCAGCGGCATTGTGGTGGTCGGGGATAATACGGAAGTCGCTGAAAAAATGGCCTTTCTGCATAACTCCTGCGGCGGCATTGCCGGCCCTTTTGACAGTTTTTTAGTTCTTCGCAGCTTAAAAACCCTGTCCTTACGCATGCAACGGCATTGCGACAATGCCATGGCCCTGGCAGAATGGTTACAGAAGCATCCCAGGATAGACAGCGTCATTTACCCCGGTCTTGCCAGCCATCCTCAACAGGCTTTGGCTAAACAGCAGATGCACCATTTCGGCGGTATGATTTCCATGGTGGTGAAAGGGGATATCACCGCGGCGACCCGCTTTTTATCCCGCTGCGAACTCTTTACTCTGGCAGAGAGCTTAGGCGGTGTCGAAAGCCTGATTGAGCATCCGGCCATCATGACCCATGCCTCGATACCTGCCGAAACCCGGCGCAAACTCGGCATTGTGGATGGTTTTATCCGTCTTTCCGTTGGCATTGAGCACATTGAAGACTTGATTGCCGATTTGCATCAGGCCCTTAACTAA
- a CDS encoding acyltransferase, translating to MNQTKTSGGQLHGVLAIAVLTLSTFFFFIPMLFMGLLKLVPSVRLKVFCTKVIDGIAFCWADVNKAYINATQPIDWQVSGLENLKRNDWYLLVANHQSWLDIVVLQCIFNRKIPMLKFFIKDSLKWIPLLGFSWWAMGCPFMKRYSKEYLAKKPHKKGKDLEATRKAIEIFKHTPSTIINFVEGTRFTHQKQVKQQSPYDHLLKPKAGGISFVMSTLGKKFNNLLDVTIIYPDARYSLWDFLCHRMAPVIKVCIRPIQIPDEFTTTQLAYDENTQTAFREWLNEQWRKKDELISSLREEILV from the coding sequence ATGAATCAGACCAAAACCTCAGGAGGACAATTGCACGGTGTGCTGGCCATTGCTGTGCTTACCTTGTCCACCTTCTTTTTCTTTATTCCCATGCTGTTTATGGGATTATTGAAGCTTGTTCCCAGTGTTCGTCTGAAGGTGTTTTGCACAAAGGTCATCGACGGCATCGCCTTTTGCTGGGCGGACGTGAACAAAGCCTACATCAATGCCACCCAACCCATTGACTGGCAGGTATCAGGACTTGAAAATCTTAAACGCAACGATTGGTATTTACTGGTTGCCAACCACCAGAGCTGGCTGGATATTGTAGTCCTGCAGTGTATTTTTAACCGCAAAATCCCGATGCTTAAATTTTTCATCAAGGATTCGCTGAAATGGATTCCACTGCTGGGTTTTTCCTGGTGGGCCATGGGCTGCCCGTTTATGAAGCGTTATTCCAAAGAGTACCTTGCTAAAAAACCACACAAAAAAGGTAAGGATCTTGAAGCCACCCGCAAAGCCATTGAAATCTTCAAGCACACACCGTCCACCATCATCAATTTTGTGGAAGGCACGCGCTTTACTCATCAAAAGCAGGTCAAACAGCAATCCCCTTATGATCACCTGCTAAAACCCAAAGCGGGCGGTATCAGCTTTGTGATGAGCACTCTGGGAAAAAAATTCAACAATTTACTCGATGTGACCATTATTTATCCGGATGCGCGTTATTCCCTATGGGATTTCCTTTGCCATCGCATGGCCCCTGTCATTAAAGTCTGTATTCGGCCGATTCAGATTCCCGACGAATTTACCACCACGCAACTGGCTTATGATGAAAACACCCAGACAGCGTTCAGGGAGTGGCTGAATGAGCAATGGCGTAAAAAGGATGAATTAATCAGCAGCCTGCGGGAAGAAATACTGGTATAG
- a CDS encoding NAD-dependent epimerase: MRLVITGASGFIGFHLAKRRLQQGDVVVGIDNLNDYYDVRLKQARLQQLQAFDNFIFHGDDVVDAETLQKRFAEHQPQRVIHLAAQAGVRYSLTNPGQYVQSNLVGFANVLEACRHQAIEHLVYASTSSVYGANSCQPYHEAHATNHPLTLYAASKKANELMAHSYSHLFQLPTTGLRFFTVYGPWGRPDMAFFSFTKNILEGKAIQIFNHGRMQRDFTYIDDIVAGISAAIDKPAVANPHWNSHAPDPASSNAPFKIYNIGCGAPVNLMDYIEAIEEATGKQALKEFLPMQNGDVLSTHADTHALVSDLGYQPQIHFREGVRRFVEWYQWFYR, translated from the coding sequence ATGCGCTTGGTAATCACGGGGGCTTCTGGATTTATCGGATTTCATCTGGCAAAACGCCGTTTGCAACAGGGCGATGTGGTGGTAGGCATCGATAATCTGAATGATTATTACGATGTGCGCCTTAAACAGGCAAGACTTCAGCAACTGCAGGCTTTTGACAATTTTATTTTTCATGGCGACGATGTCGTGGATGCCGAGACCTTGCAGAAACGGTTTGCCGAGCACCAGCCTCAACGCGTGATCCATCTGGCCGCCCAGGCTGGCGTGCGCTATTCCCTAACTAACCCGGGGCAGTATGTGCAATCCAATCTGGTGGGGTTTGCCAATGTCCTCGAAGCCTGCCGCCATCAAGCCATTGAGCATTTAGTGTATGCTTCAACCAGTTCAGTGTATGGCGCAAACAGCTGTCAGCCTTATCATGAAGCCCATGCAACCAACCACCCGCTCACTCTGTACGCCGCCAGCAAAAAGGCGAATGAATTGATGGCCCATTCGTATTCGCATCTCTTCCAATTGCCAACGACGGGATTGCGTTTTTTTACGGTGTATGGACCCTGGGGCCGGCCGGACATGGCTTTTTTTTCGTTCACCAAAAACATTCTCGAAGGCAAGGCCATTCAAATTTTCAATCACGGCAGAATGCAACGGGATTTTACCTACATTGATGACATCGTGGCCGGTATTTCCGCAGCCATTGATAAACCCGCTGTGGCAAATCCCCATTGGAATAGCCATGCTCCCGATCCAGCCAGCAGCAATGCGCCTTTTAAAATTTACAACATTGGCTGCGGCGCCCCGGTTAACCTGATGGATTACATTGAGGCCATTGAAGAAGCAACAGGAAAGCAGGCCCTGAAGGAGTTTTTACCCATGCAAAATGGCGATGTTTTATCCACCCACGCCGATACACACGCTCTGGTTAGTGATCTGGGCTATCAACCGCAAATTCACTTTCGCGAGGGAGTGCGACGTTTTGTTGAATGGTATCAATGGTTTTATCGATAG
- a CDS encoding arylamine N-acetyltransferase: MKINLANYLDKTGIKQLDLGELDTTQRAEYLKAVYNAHLLTFFYHNFALRKISRQHPVNRHHLTLFDYQNLMEDTAGGYCFQSARLLATMLKELGFDVSYCEARVLNGASPADSQQRLPTHVVLRVVIDEAIYFLEPGLGAKAPRFPLLVTGSDEIIEQGYDRYKFSQQQGYYVLEKQIKDQWTTLVMTDLKPLKDDKLAFNLLKLERHIQTLPIRDEIVVAGQITETGCKTFFFDTKAQKYAFTVEEKGEFTKTVYESTSDAYEKLMSEFVIKGLTKADLALYAKQSTLPRPKERWTVDFPLDKTEFTKMAKNLQ; this comes from the coding sequence ATGAAAATCAATTTAGCGAATTATTTGGATAAAACCGGCATAAAACAGCTGGACCTTGGCGAGTTGGACACCACTCAACGCGCGGAGTATTTAAAAGCAGTGTATAATGCCCACCTGCTCACTTTTTTCTATCATAATTTTGCATTACGCAAAATCAGCCGCCAGCATCCGGTCAATCGCCATCACCTCACGCTTTTTGATTACCAGAACCTCATGGAGGACACGGCGGGCGGTTATTGCTTTCAATCAGCGCGGCTGCTTGCAACCATGCTCAAGGAATTGGGTTTTGACGTCAGTTATTGCGAAGCCCGCGTGTTAAATGGCGCCTCACCCGCCGATTCACAACAGAGACTGCCTACCCATGTTGTTTTACGCGTCGTCATTGACGAGGCCATTTACTTTCTCGAACCCGGTCTTGGCGCAAAAGCGCCCCGCTTCCCCCTGTTAGTCACCGGCAGCGATGAAATCATTGAACAAGGCTACGATCGTTATAAATTTTCTCAACAGCAAGGGTACTATGTGCTTGAAAAGCAGATAAAGGATCAATGGACAACCTTGGTTATGACCGACTTAAAGCCTTTAAAGGACGACAAACTCGCCTTCAATTTGCTGAAGCTGGAACGGCATATCCAAACATTGCCCATCCGGGATGAAATCGTGGTCGCGGGACAAATTACGGAAACGGGTTGTAAAACCTTCTTTTTTGACACCAAGGCCCAAAAATACGCATTTACTGTGGAAGAAAAAGGCGAGTTCACAAAAACAGTGTACGAATCCACCTCCGACGCGTATGAGAAATTAATGTCTGAGTTTGTCATTAAAGGCTTGACCAAAGCGGATTTGGCATTGTACGCCAAACAATCCACTCTCCCCCGCCCCAAAGAGCGATGGACAGTGGATTTTCCCTTGGATAAAACCGAGTTTACGAAAATGGCAAAAAATCTGCAGTAA